The proteins below are encoded in one region of Helianthus annuus cultivar XRQ/B chromosome 2, HanXRQr2.0-SUNRISE, whole genome shotgun sequence:
- the LOC110919338 gene encoding ABC transporter C family member 13-like, giving the protein MKLFLGIPILQASFSSMELPNDIDPLFCHDSLLNCWEDQTRRNGSHLSLFWTICYAYGWPYMCLGLLKVLNDCLGFAGPLLLNMLIKYLQEGTGNFNGYLLAISLSLTSILKFSWNFLK; this is encoded by the exons ATGAAACTGTTCTTAGGGATCCCAATTTTGCAAGCATCCTTTTCTTCTATGGAG TTACCAAACGACATAGATCCTTTGTTCTGCCATGATTCTTTACTTAACTGTTGGGAAGATCAAACAAGGCGTAACGGCTCTCATCTTTCTTTGTTTTGGACAATTTGTTATGCATATGGATGGCCGTATATGTGTTTAGGCCTATTAAAG GTACTAAATGATTGTCTTGGTTTTGCTGGACCTTTGCTTCTTAATATGCTGATTAAGTATCTTCAAGAAG GAACTGGGAATTTTAATGGCTATCTCCTCGCCATTTCTCTTAGCTTGACTTCCATATTGAA GTTCTCATGGAATTTCCTCAAGTGA